In one window of Posidoniimonas corsicana DNA:
- a CDS encoding alpha/beta hydrolase, whose protein sequence is MNRITVALCCSAVMLLQSGDWLQTAQSQEAAPANNGRSVESSDRSERAPARSGRRGRFGGPITLGPDDKPAFADPPAGFDQPRDGIAHGELQMREYDSTSVGTRRKALVYTPPGYSKEKTYPVLYLLHGIGGDEEEWRRGGRPEAILDNLIADKQAESMIVVMPNGRAQKNDRAEGNVMASAPAFAKFERDLLDNLIPFIESEYAVQADRESRALAGLSMGGGQSLNFGLGHLDTFAWVGGFSSAPNTKPAAELVPDPQQTSGQLRLLYLSCGDRDGLIRVSQNVHAYLKDQGVPHVWHVDHHGHDFDHWKKALYHFSQLVFQDDAPGSPSARSAAADP, encoded by the coding sequence ATGAACCGAATTACTGTGGCGTTGTGCTGTAGCGCAGTGATGCTGTTGCAAAGCGGCGACTGGTTGCAGACCGCCCAATCCCAAGAAGCAGCGCCCGCCAACAATGGTCGATCGGTAGAGTCTTCTGACCGGTCGGAACGGGCGCCGGCGCGTAGCGGGCGACGAGGACGGTTTGGCGGGCCAATCACGCTCGGCCCCGACGACAAGCCAGCCTTCGCCGACCCGCCCGCAGGATTCGACCAACCACGCGATGGGATCGCGCACGGCGAACTTCAGATGCGCGAGTACGACTCGACCAGCGTGGGCACGCGCCGCAAAGCGCTCGTCTACACGCCGCCGGGCTATTCAAAGGAAAAGACCTACCCCGTGCTGTACCTGCTGCACGGCATCGGCGGCGACGAAGAGGAGTGGCGCCGGGGCGGACGCCCCGAGGCGATCCTCGACAACCTAATCGCCGATAAGCAGGCCGAGTCGATGATTGTGGTCATGCCCAACGGCCGGGCCCAGAAGAACGATCGGGCCGAGGGCAATGTCATGGCCAGCGCGCCGGCGTTCGCCAAGTTTGAGCGGGATCTGCTGGACAACCTCATCCCCTTCATCGAGTCGGAGTACGCCGTGCAGGCGGACCGCGAGTCGCGCGCCCTGGCGGGGTTGTCGATGGGCGGCGGGCAGTCGCTGAACTTCGGGCTGGGCCACCTCGACACGTTCGCGTGGGTGGGCGGCTTTTCTTCGGCGCCAAACACGAAGCCCGCGGCCGAGCTGGTTCCCGATCCGCAGCAGACCTCCGGTCAGCTGCGGCTGCTGTACCTCTCGTGCGGCGACCGCGACGGCCTGATCCGCGTCAGCCAGAACGTGCACGCCTACCTAAAAGACCAGGGCGTGCCGCACGTCTGGCACGTCGACCACCACGGGCACGACTTCGACCACTGGAAGAAGGCGCTGTACCACTTCTCCCAGCTGGTCTTTCAAGACGACGCGCCGGGGAGCCCATCGGCCCGCTCGGCTGCCGCGGACCCCTAA
- a CDS encoding alpha-L-arabinofuranosidase C-terminal domain-containing protein: protein MTPRYPLLLLALLTILAPATASGQTTADDGPGVVSVDLGQEGKPISADLHGIFFEDLNFAADGGLYAELVENRSFEFSSADRRGWDALTGWKLVERDGGRGEVVVEANQPLHSNNPHYAVLGVVNGEGEVGVENGGYHGLAVTEGDAYDFSVFARQVAGAGGPLVVLLESAAGDELARLELAAPSGAWTKLSGELAPNATVDDARLVVLSRGVGRVALDMISLFPRDTFHGRKNGLRKDLAQAIADLEPKFVRFPGGCLVHGDGLDNMYRWQDTIGPVHERRSQRNIWRYHQSLGLGYFEYFQFCEDIGAKPVPVVPAGVCCQNAGASVTRKWGQGQRGIPLDEMPAYTEEVLDLIEFANGPADSRWGAKRAAMGHPEPFGLEYLGVGNEDHITPEFEERFRQIHDAVTAAHPEIVVIGTVGPAPDGPDYEEGWRIANQLKVAMVDEHYYRPPNWFHDNLQRYDSYDRARSAVYLGEYAAHDDRRRRTLRAALAEAAYLTHLERNADIVRLASYAPLLGKIGHTQWDPNLIYFTNREVRLTPSYHVQRMFSNTSGDIYLACESELPLSVVRDSGSGQVFLKLVNATDADRRLSLELAGWETFASAARVKTLAPAADGPPLPRESTLDLSDAIDYTAPASSLTVIELSR, encoded by the coding sequence ATCAGCGCCGACCTGCACGGCATCTTCTTCGAGGACCTCAACTTCGCCGCCGACGGCGGGCTGTACGCGGAGTTGGTTGAGAACCGCTCGTTCGAGTTCTCCTCGGCCGACCGCCGCGGCTGGGACGCCCTGACCGGCTGGAAGCTTGTCGAGCGCGACGGCGGCCGAGGCGAGGTGGTGGTCGAGGCCAATCAGCCGCTGCACTCCAACAACCCCCACTACGCCGTGCTGGGTGTGGTGAACGGTGAGGGTGAGGTGGGCGTCGAGAACGGCGGCTACCATGGGCTGGCCGTGACCGAGGGCGACGCGTACGACTTCTCGGTCTTCGCGCGGCAGGTCGCCGGCGCCGGCGGCCCGCTGGTTGTTCTGCTCGAGTCGGCCGCTGGTGATGAACTCGCCCGACTCGAGCTGGCAGCGCCCAGCGGGGCCTGGACAAAACTTAGCGGCGAACTTGCCCCCAACGCCACGGTTGACGACGCGCGGCTGGTGGTCTTGTCGCGCGGGGTCGGCCGCGTCGCGCTGGACATGATCTCGCTCTTCCCCCGCGACACGTTTCATGGCCGGAAGAATGGACTGCGGAAGGACCTTGCCCAGGCGATCGCCGACCTCGAGCCCAAGTTCGTCCGCTTCCCGGGCGGTTGCCTGGTGCACGGCGACGGCCTCGACAACATGTACCGCTGGCAGGACACCATCGGCCCGGTGCACGAGCGCCGGTCACAGCGCAACATCTGGCGCTACCACCAGAGCCTGGGCCTGGGCTACTTCGAGTACTTCCAGTTCTGCGAGGACATCGGCGCCAAGCCCGTTCCGGTGGTGCCGGCCGGCGTCTGCTGCCAGAACGCCGGCGCCAGCGTCACCCGCAAGTGGGGGCAGGGGCAGCGTGGGATCCCGCTCGACGAGATGCCCGCCTATACCGAGGAGGTACTCGACCTGATCGAGTTCGCCAACGGCCCGGCCGACTCCCGGTGGGGCGCCAAGCGGGCCGCGATGGGACACCCCGAACCCTTCGGCCTGGAGTACCTGGGCGTGGGGAACGAGGACCACATCACGCCCGAGTTCGAGGAGCGGTTCCGCCAGATCCACGACGCCGTCACCGCCGCGCACCCGGAGATCGTTGTGATCGGCACGGTCGGCCCCGCGCCGGACGGCCCCGACTATGAGGAAGGCTGGCGGATCGCCAACCAGCTGAAGGTGGCCATGGTTGACGAGCACTACTACCGCCCGCCCAACTGGTTCCACGACAACCTCCAGCGGTACGACAGCTACGACCGCGCCCGGTCGGCGGTCTACCTGGGGGAGTACGCCGCCCACGACGACCGCCGCCGCCGGACTTTGCGGGCCGCGTTGGCCGAGGCGGCCTACCTGACGCACCTGGAACGCAACGCGGACATCGTGCGGCTGGCGTCGTACGCGCCGCTGCTGGGCAAGATCGGACACACCCAGTGGGACCCCAACCTGATCTACTTCACCAACCGCGAGGTCCGGCTGACCCCCAGCTACCATGTGCAGCGGATGTTCTCCAATACCAGCGGCGACATCTACCTGGCCTGCGAGTCCGAGCTCCCGTTGTCGGTGGTCCGTGACAGCGGGTCGGGCCAGGTATTCCTCAAGCTGGTCAACGCGACCGACGCCGACCGCCGGCTCTCACTGGAGCTTGCCGGGTGGGAGACCTTCGCCTCCGCCGCTCGCGTAAAGACGCTCGCTCCTGCCGCCGACGGCCCTCCCCTGCCCCGGGAATCAACGCTCGATCTCAGCGACGCGATCGACTACACCGCGCCGGCGTCGTCGCTGACGGTGATCGAATTGTCGAGGTAG